The Lonchura striata isolate bLonStr1 chromosome Z, bLonStr1.mat, whole genome shotgun sequence genome window below encodes:
- the ABHD17B gene encoding alpha/beta hydrolase domain-containing protein 17B, protein MNNLSFSELCCLFCCPPCPGKIASKLAFLPPDPTYTLMCDESGSRWTLHLSERADWQYSSREKDAIECFMTRTCKGNRIACMFVRCSPNAKYTLLFSHGNAVDLGQMSSFYIGLGSRINCNIFSYDYSGYGASSGKPTEKNLYADIDAAWVALRTRYGIRPENVIIYGQSIGTVPSVDLAARYESAAVILHSPLTSGMRVAFPDTKKTYCFDAFPNIDKISKITSPVLIIHGTEDEVIDFSHGLALFERCQRPVEPLWVEGAGHNDVELYGQYLERLKQFVSQELVNL, encoded by the exons ATGAATAATCTTTCCTTTAGTGAACTGTGTTGCCTGTTCTGTTGTCCACCAtgcccagggaaaattgcctcTAAGCTGGCATTCTTACCTCCTGATCCCACATACACACTGATGTGTGATGAGAGTGGTAGTCGCTGGACCTTGCATCTCTCAGAGCGAGCAGACTGGCAATATTCTTCTAGAGAAAAAGATGCCATTGAGTGCTTCATGACTAGAACCTGTAAAGGCAACAGGATTGCCTGTATGTTTGTGCGTTGCTCACCTAACGCCAAGTACACTTTGCTCTTCTCACACGGAAATGCTGTTGACCTGGGTCAGATGAGCAGCTTTTATATAGGACTGGGTTCACGGATTAATTGCAACATATTCTCCTATGATTATTCTGGATATGGTGCAAGTTCAGGGAAGCCTACAGAGAAGAATCTGTATGCTGACATTGATGCCGCTTGGGTGGCTCTTAGAACAAG GTATGGAATTCGCCCTGAAAATGTGATTATATATGGCCAGAGTATAGGAACAGTACCATCTGTGGATCTTGCTGCTAGGTATGAAAGTGCTGCTGTAATTCTTCATTCTCCACTGACCTCAGGAATGCGAGTAGCTTTTCCTGATACAAAGAAGACGTACTGCTTTGATGCATTCCCAAA CATTGACAAAATTTCTAAAATAACATCTCCTGTCTTAATAATCCATGGAACTGAAGATGAAGTAATTGACTTTTCACATGGCCTAGCATTATTTGAGCGTTGCCAGAGACCTGTAGAACCACTGTGGGTAGAAGGAGCGGGCCATAATGATGTGGAACTCTATGGACAGTACCTTGAAAGATTAAAACAGTTTGTGTCACAGGAACTGGTGAACTTGTAA
- the CZH9orf85 gene encoding uncharacterized protein C9orf85 homolog, with the protein MSSERGNVSRTRPQRHQNARAFRNDKYDTSARRKKINAKLHDGVCQHCKGILEWRVKFRKYKLLTKPKKCVKCLQKTVKDPYHIICRQCAGKLEICAKCGKQEEIVIPIDKGQDRADSDASKNGRESSKLKDELDFETNFSSADSDEGSDVLEEQFKTMNFETTEI; encoded by the exons ATGAGCTCGGAGCGGGGGAACGTGTCGCGCACGCGGCCGCAGCGCCACCAGAACGCGCGCGCCTTCAGGAACGACAAGTACGACACCAGCGCCCGGCGCAAG aaaataaatgctaaGCTTCATGATGGAGTGTGTCAGCATTGCAAAGGTATCTTGGAGTGGCGAGTAAAATTCAGGAAGTACAAACTACTgacaaaacctaaaaaatg TGTGAAATGCCTCCAGAAGACTGTAAAAGATCCTTATCATATTATTTGTCGACAATGTGCTGGTAAACTAGAAATCTGTGCTAAGTGTGGGAAACAAGAAGAAATAGTGATTCC GATTGATAAAGGACAAGACAGAGCTGACAGTGACGCTTCTAAAAATGGCCGAGAGAGCAGTAAATTGAAGGATGAGCTGGATTTTGAAACAAATTTCAGTAGTGCAGATAGTGATGAAGGCTCTGATGTGCTTGAAGAACAATTTAAAACTATGAATTTTGAAACAACAGAGATCTAA